From a region of the Pukyongiella litopenaei genome:
- a CDS encoding baseplate J/gp47 family protein, with amino-acid sequence MSFRRRDYPEVLETMLTGLAGGTSAEAHPFPPPGDGIRTLLEAPPARRLVSVHGARNGLSHRFRAGTDVELSADGTALIWKDAGDKPDAGTLFEVNYLRRDTAVQLTDFEVGSVTRTLVESIARETARVHAEMEGVYRAGFLDTATGRALDNVVALLGVTRVPGGRARTELRFQRDAGATGAITIPQGTRVIDADVTVEYETVEPVTMTPAQRRVSVEARDVEPGNSPVGADVLIVLPVPIAGVASVTNPAPAARGGAPETDTELRARARAFLQGSERGTLGALRAALARQGLQGEIEEPADRPGVVVVRPVAEAMSPERHAQLARALDEARPAGIVLELAGTEVPVGVDLSLQVTTRAGLAEPDRRAAHEAVRGAVADYFAALPVKDNASINRIVGAVLAVEGVEDISLLSADLLLSSGAENRLDAAGGVIDLAGVATALSDVSISDPLLPTRMDFAVSFSAAEPAPDANQITAALDVAVSHLTDRAAAGGTEAERSLSFGKLLHVLPAPLGDGATLAAFDAASPQPALPTDAGAYAVSLFLQQANGLTRVLSADGDTYLLDAGERLTLGAVSVEAED; translated from the coding sequence ATGAGCTTTCGCCGCCGCGACTATCCGGAAGTCCTTGAAACCATGCTCACCGGGCTGGCGGGTGGCACCTCGGCCGAGGCGCACCCGTTCCCGCCGCCCGGTGACGGCATCCGCACGCTGCTCGAGGCCCCGCCCGCGCGGCGGCTGGTTTCCGTGCACGGCGCGCGCAACGGGCTGTCGCACCGGTTCCGCGCCGGTACCGACGTGGAACTGTCCGCCGACGGCACCGCGCTGATCTGGAAGGACGCGGGCGACAAGCCGGATGCCGGAACCCTGTTCGAGGTCAATTACCTGCGCCGCGATACCGCCGTGCAACTGACCGATTTCGAGGTCGGCAGCGTCACCCGGACGCTGGTCGAATCCATCGCCCGCGAAACCGCCCGCGTTCATGCCGAGATGGAAGGCGTCTATCGTGCCGGGTTTCTCGATACCGCGACCGGGCGGGCGCTGGACAACGTGGTGGCGCTGCTGGGCGTGACCCGCGTGCCCGGCGGGCGGGCGCGGACCGAATTGCGGTTCCAGCGCGATGCGGGCGCGACCGGGGCGATCACCATCCCCCAGGGCACCCGCGTGATCGACGCCGACGTGACCGTCGAATACGAAACCGTCGAACCCGTGACCATGACCCCCGCACAGCGCCGCGTGTCGGTCGAGGCGCGCGATGTCGAGCCGGGCAACTCTCCTGTCGGCGCGGATGTGCTGATCGTGCTGCCGGTGCCGATCGCGGGTGTCGCGTCGGTCACCAACCCGGCCCCGGCGGCCCGCGGCGGCGCGCCGGAAACGGATACCGAGCTGCGCGCCCGTGCCCGCGCCTTTCTGCAGGGCTCCGAACGGGGCACGCTGGGCGCGTTGCGCGCGGCGCTGGCGCGGCAGGGACTGCAAGGCGAGATCGAGGAACCCGCGGACCGGCCCGGCGTGGTGGTGGTGCGCCCGGTGGCCGAGGCGATGTCGCCGGAACGCCATGCCCAGCTGGCCCGCGCCCTTGACGAGGCCCGCCCCGCCGGTATCGTGCTGGAACTGGCCGGGACCGAGGTGCCGGTGGGTGTCGATCTGTCCCTGCAGGTGACCACCCGCGCCGGGCTGGCCGAACCGGACCGCCGCGCCGCCCACGAGGCGGTGCGCGGCGCCGTCGCCGATTACTTTGCCGCCCTGCCGGTCAAGGACAATGCCAGCATCAACCGGATCGTCGGTGCCGTTCTGGCGGTCGAGGGCGTCGAGGACATCTCGCTGCTGTCGGCCGACCTGCTGTTGTCATCGGGGGCCGAGAACCGGCTCGATGCCGCCGGCGGCGTGATCGACCTGGCCGGGGTCGCGACCGCCCTGTCGGACGTGTCGATCTCGGACCCGCTGCTGCCGACACGGATGGATTTCGCCGTGTCCTTCTCCGCCGCCGAGCCTGCGCCCGACGCCAACCAGATCACCGCCGCGCTGGATGTGGCGGTGTCCCATCTCACCGACCGCGCGGCAGCCGGCGGAACCGAGGCGGAACGGTCCCTGTCCTTCGGCAAGCTGCTGCATGTCCTGCCCGCGCCGCTGGGCGACGGCGCGACGCTTGCCGCGTTCGATGCGGCATCGCCGCAGCCCGCGCTGCCGACCGATGCCGGCGCCTATGCGGTCAGCCTGTTCCTGCAACAGGCCAACGGCCTGACCCGCGTGCTGTCCGCCGATGGCGATACCTACCTGCTGGACGCGGGCGAACGGCTGACCCTGGGTGCGGTGTCGGTCGAGGCGGAGGACTGA
- a CDS encoding two-component regulator propeller domain-containing protein, with amino-acid sequence MAAEDAIRDLLPTLWRPEPGAEGLLPNLIRVTGAGLSRARIDAGNTMQAHWSRFGDYAPISPFVAAFRKEAGLPVLLPADAEVEAHPYLDDLARLAGLLALVPYTDPAAARETVEQFRRRVLGTVALWRGGVSTPAALRQAARLALSGTPERAVSVEEFAPGATLSQTAATRGSPGGLVGPLMRWRIDASTLAPVPPEIFIEGATPEPGRIDIADHPVIERFDPATGTGIGILYNGVVEPGQVLALRPTYSSWLGGETGLRRAMSLPDDMPDDIPANPTALGPWAAAAGAPAGHVAALATGPDGALWAAVNDAGDGQLWQLTASGWTQAFSGLPVLRCLLADGITLLLGHGNGLARLTVFGSPPTLAPDPATATGAAVHALARAGDGTIWAATATGAATIGPGDTLVAVGPGARAETETALAAVLAEPDGIVTLGGAAGLFRFDARAGTWHVYRGDSLDETVPDWLPWDAASDALPADEDVFLPPVTALLRGPDTLLWIGTEYGLAAWGAHRIRNTYATRLRAFPALGTGTIHALAQDERGRIWAGTDRGLLVHDGVDWFEADTALTRLPRPAPEDPGSGWRFDRTGGAWQFAGATGTGFAAQSPAVITADNAAVTALHWTDGAEARLGTLTGDGFAVDGGATPAALRLRVKPSPDRIAEGGLPAIPRLAPGMTHWRYLREEEPAPPAPSSFPAWTREGRLLTPPAERTAPWEGRYLSSKERAMLDQVFAFNPAARVTFRWQPRAPFSITVRLDRPDPAETLPGAVLDRVFEAADRVRPAAAQLRLAFGDPVVRGD; translated from the coding sequence GTGGCCGCAGAAGACGCCATCCGCGACCTGCTGCCGACGCTCTGGCGCCCCGAACCCGGCGCCGAGGGGCTGCTGCCCAACCTGATCCGGGTCACCGGCGCAGGCCTCAGCCGCGCCCGGATCGACGCGGGCAACACGATGCAGGCGCATTGGTCGCGCTTCGGCGACTACGCGCCGATCTCGCCCTTCGTCGCCGCCTTTCGCAAGGAAGCCGGGCTGCCGGTGCTGCTTCCTGCCGATGCCGAGGTCGAGGCGCATCCCTATCTGGACGATCTCGCCCGGCTGGCGGGGTTGCTGGCGCTGGTTCCCTACACCGACCCTGCCGCCGCGCGCGAAACGGTGGAACAGTTCCGCCGCCGCGTGCTGGGCACGGTGGCGCTCTGGCGCGGCGGTGTCTCGACCCCGGCCGCGCTGCGGCAGGCCGCGCGTCTGGCGCTGTCGGGCACGCCCGAACGCGCGGTCAGCGTCGAGGAGTTCGCCCCCGGCGCGACCCTGTCGCAGACCGCGGCGACGCGGGGCAGCCCCGGGGGGCTGGTCGGGCCGCTGATGCGCTGGAGGATCGACGCCAGCACATTGGCGCCGGTCCCGCCCGAGATATTCATCGAGGGCGCGACCCCCGAACCCGGCCGCATCGACATCGCCGATCACCCGGTGATCGAACGGTTCGATCCGGCCACCGGAACCGGGATCGGCATCCTCTATAACGGGGTGGTGGAACCGGGCCAGGTGCTGGCCCTGCGCCCCACCTATTCCAGCTGGCTCGGCGGTGAAACCGGGCTGCGCAGGGCCATGTCGCTGCCCGACGATATGCCCGACGACATACCCGCCAATCCCACCGCCCTCGGCCCGTGGGCCGCGGCGGCGGGCGCACCGGCGGGCCATGTCGCGGCGCTGGCCACCGGGCCGGATGGCGCGCTCTGGGCCGCCGTGAACGATGCCGGTGACGGGCAGCTCTGGCAATTGACCGCCAGCGGCTGGACCCAGGCGTTTTCCGGCCTGCCGGTGCTGCGCTGCCTGCTGGCGGACGGGATCACGTTGCTGCTGGGGCATGGCAACGGGCTCGCTCGGCTTACGGTATTCGGCAGCCCGCCCACCCTGGCCCCCGATCCGGCCACCGCGACCGGGGCGGCGGTCCATGCGCTGGCCCGCGCGGGCGACGGCACGATCTGGGCGGCCACCGCGACCGGCGCGGCGACGATCGGCCCCGGCGATACGCTCGTCGCGGTCGGACCGGGCGCGCGCGCGGAAACCGAAACCGCGCTGGCGGCGGTGCTGGCCGAGCCGGACGGGATCGTGACCCTTGGCGGCGCGGCGGGGCTGTTCCGCTTCGATGCAAGGGCCGGAACCTGGCATGTCTATCGCGGCGACAGCCTGGACGAAACCGTGCCGGATTGGCTGCCCTGGGACGCGGCGAGCGATGCGCTGCCCGCCGACGAAGACGTGTTCCTGCCGCCGGTCACCGCATTGCTGCGCGGACCGGACACGCTGCTGTGGATCGGCACCGAATACGGGCTGGCCGCCTGGGGGGCGCATCGCATCCGCAACACCTATGCCACGCGGCTGCGCGCCTTTCCTGCGCTCGGCACCGGGACGATCCATGCGCTGGCGCAGGACGAACGCGGGCGGATCTGGGCCGGGACGGATCGCGGCCTGCTGGTCCATGACGGGGTCGACTGGTTCGAGGCAGACACCGCGCTCACCCGCCTGCCCCGGCCCGCGCCCGAAGACCCTGGCAGCGGCTGGCGGTTCGACCGGACCGGCGGCGCGTGGCAGTTCGCCGGCGCGACCGGGACCGGCTTTGCCGCGCAGTCGCCCGCCGTCATCACCGCCGACAACGCCGCGGTGACGGCGCTGCACTGGACCGATGGCGCCGAAGCGCGGCTGGGCACGCTGACCGGGGACGGCTTTGCCGTGGACGGCGGCGCCACGCCGGCGGCGCTGCGGCTGCGGGTCAAACCCTCGCCCGACCGGATCGCCGAAGGCGGCCTGCCCGCGATCCCGCGCCTCGCTCCGGGTATGACCCACTGGCGCTACCTGCGCGAGGAAGAACCGGCGCCACCCGCGCCCAGTTCGTTTCCCGCCTGGACCCGCGAAGGCCGGTTGCTCACCCCGCCCGCCGAACGCACCGCCCCCTGGGAAGGCCGCTACCTGTCCAGCAAGGAACGCGCGATGCTGGACCAGGTCTTTGCCTTCAACCCGGCGGCGCGCGTCACCTTCCGGTGGCAACCGCGCGCGCCGTTTTCGATCACCGTCAGGCTGGACCGGCCTGACCCCGCCGAAACCCTGCCCGGCGCCGTTCTGGACCGGGTGTTCGAGGCTGCCGACCGCGTGCGCCCCGCCGCGGCGCAGCTGCGGCTGGCATTCGGCGATCCCGTCGTGAGAGGAGACTGA